The stretch of DNA aatgctgaagaaacaagtccatgtcagaaaaccaacaaatttagccgaactgcaccaattttgtcaagagtagtaaaaaattcaaccaaaagcttgccagaagcttgtggatggctaccaaaagcgccttattgcagtgaaacttgccaagagacatgtaaccaaatattaacattgctgtatgtatacttttgacccaacagatttggtcacattttcagtagacccataataaattcataaaagaaccaaacttcatgaatgttttttgtgacaaacaagtatgtgctccaatcactataaaaaaaattgagttgtagaagttattggaaactcaagacggccatgacattatgttctttacacgtgtatctaaacttttgaccacgactgtacatgccAAAATGGCTTGAAAAAATGGAGGCTGTAAAATGTCACTTCAATTTTGAAAGtgaataatattcataataaaatatatacGTGTTCAAATGTATGCCGAACAGGTGTGCTGCTGCATGTACCTTCTCCTGGTAAAGACAAAAGGTGTGGCAATACTGGAACATTTGAGGCGGGCCAATGTCTGCTCATTGGCTTCACAGGTAGAATCACCTGCAGCTCCACTGCCTGAGAAAGGCCACACACCTTTGGCTTTGGATGCACTTCCTCCCATCCTTAGAGGGAAGACATTGTTACTTCTCAGGCGAAGCTCTCATATAAGCCTCTTTATTCCTCAATAATCGGGCGATCTGCAAAAGACAAATCATATAATTATTAATCATCATTGTATCTCTTGTGTTACTGTGCATTGTATTGTGAATGTGCATACAATACTAGGATTTATGTTTTGTAAAATGCAACTATCTTTAAGATTGAGCAGATTTAACTAAATAAGATGATCTTTATTTTGAGCCATGTGTTAGCTTCGTATGCTAGCCTACAGAAATGCTAACCAACGAGACCATTCGTCATATCAAATACGACTTTTTTGTTTGACTTGAAAGACTCGTGGCGCTTCATGAACGTCTCACCATGGTCTTACTGATATATTACACTATTTACTCAATTATACGTAACAACTCAAACGTGTCCCGACAATAATCTGCTAGGTGAGCTAAGCTAGCTCATTAGCTTGTTACGCAGGTTAGCAACAGGAGCTAAACCGCATAAAGCACCTgtcgtttaaaaaacaaaacacattgagCCTTTTAAATCACAACACCGCACACATAGTCCTATAAAAATGTGTCGCAGTTGGACGGTTTACCTTATTTTACACCGTTTATTTGCCATGACGTGAAGCTTTCGTTACTATGGTGGCTGTGGTGGTGACGATCAGCTGATCTCACGCCAACAGTTGCTAGCTAGCATCACCAAACATAATCCATCAAAACTTTTTGTCGCACTAAAACTTTCTCTCAACACACAAACACCTGATTTATAGACAAGTGTGTTTATTGAAAGTAGTGCACATTTGAATAACtgtgaaaagtgcacttgttggcACCAATTTAGACCAGCCCTGCTAACCATATTTTgatattcattgattgattgaaacttgtaatagtagattgcacacagtacagtacatccatccatccatccattttctaccgcttattcccttcggggtcacggagggtgctggagcctatctcagctacaattgggcggaaggcggggtacaccctggacaagtcgccacctcatcgcagggccaacacagatagacagacaacattcacacactagggccaatttagtgttgccaatcaacttatccccaggtgcatgtttttggaggtgggaggaagccggagtacccggagggaacccacgcagtcacggggagaacatgcaaactccacacagaaagatccagagcccgggattaaaatcaggaccttcgtattgtgaggcagacgcactaacccctctgccagtacagtacatattccgtacaattgaccactaaatggtaacacccgaatacgtttttcaacttgtttaagtcggggtccacgttaatcaattcatggtatcatTATGACAATATAGAAGACTATTTTAGCAGCAGGACTGATGATTGGCCTTgtgcatatacacaaatatagaaAGTGACATGATAGATTTGAGTGACAACACAAAACATGGAAGTAGGTACAATACATACAAATGCATTCACAATCACAGTCAACCTGTGTGACCTTTGACACCGTGCAAAACAACAAGACTGGTAAGAGTTGCAGGGAGGGCGTGAACACACGTTGCGGCTTTGAGGATGTGGCATCGTTAAAACTGCAAATTGTCAGCTAGCCGACGCCAACATCCACCGTGTGTTCCGCCGCTCCTCGTTCCTCTCAACCCATTCTCTCAGGCACGTCAGACTCTCCAGGTGGAAGGCACTGCTCATATCTCGCATCACTTCACACGCACATCCCGCGCCAGCTCTCGCTCGCTTTCATCGTCTCTCTTTCGCTCGTGCCCTTTCACACTCGTTCAACCAAGAGGCGCTTGGATTCTTTGAAGACGTCACATGGATCCATGACAGGTGCTCGTCATCCGGGCGTGGAGCCTTGCAGGGCGTCCCGCATCTTGGCTCGAGCTGCAGCGTATTTTTGCATGATCTGCTTGACGTGCTCCTCTTCCTCGCGCTGCAGAATGCGCAGGAAGTTGTTGAGTTCGGGCATGGAGAAGGCGTGCCACTGCGGGGAAGAGAAGCACAAAGATCGGACCACATTTGAGCAAAATAAATGCACCTGGATTGTGTTTGCAATTACGGTGGATCATTCAAGGCATGCAGATATTGATGGGCAACAACGCTATTGTGtttattgaaatatatatattttgttagttTACACTATTTTGCAATATAGTTACCCAATTGCAGAAATTACCAGGCGGCACctgttagtttttttaatacaaatatatgtatgtacgacTTAATATTAGgtttgtaacaataaacggtattattaaccgtggtaaaactcccgacggttagtattagGGTTTTAAATTTCTATTATGGAAAGACCGTACTGCACTTTAATAAACTCATGGACCCGCGAGCTTACATGctaataacatgaaaacaaaagtcATTAACACATTTCCCCCATTATGAAAAAACACACCCCAATacaaactaagatattcaattgtgcaaatTAAccttacaagctgtgctctccttTGACAGTGTCATCGTTTTACACTCAGAGGAATAAAAGACAGAGGTGTTTTTATTGTGTGTTCAATGActcctgaacagagtaggacaccgCAACACCCCCCAGACATAATAAACAAGAATAATAGATTTAAATTGTTACACACTTttcttttaaataaatcttaatgTGCTACCATACAaaccaatattaaaaacaataagacctcagccattaaaacagatgtaATCCTAACACTAAAACACTTTCAGTGAAGCATAAGCAACACAAAACTTGCGAAATAGGGGCTTTTCTAACCGTGTGCATATTctaaaaaaatctattaaaagatcTTAATGCGTGTATAAGTATTTTTTTAGTACATTTACCAATACAGGGATAATGATAACCAGGATAATTTTGGTCATGATCAACCATGATATGAGATGTTCATATCATTACATCCttagtgtatttgtatgtatgaaACTGATTATAGAACATGTTTCCCTTTACAAAAGGTCAGAAAAAGAAAAGTCGAAGGTCTAGAGAGTTCTACATTCGAACCAACAGATGGCGCTAAACGACTTCGTCCGGAGCAAAACCCCAACAAAGAGCACTCCCGGGTGCCTATTAAAGGTACAACCTTTTTACAAATACCAGATGGAcccaaatcataatttttttctaataaaaatggtaaaaaaggTGTCTTGTATTCAGGTTATGAagcgaacaaacattttaaaatcaaaACTGGACGAACCCAAGTGTAGGGATGGGTATTGAATTCAGGGCTGAAACAATTTGCCGACAAATGTGAACAATAAAATTTGTtgccgacaattatatttgtcgacaatagtcgtgacgtcatcactcgtgtttttccgggcGGAAGTGGGTCACTCGCAAAAACAACGACAGTGATAACATGTACATTTtgaggatatttcctcttatatttgttaaaaacatgaataccttacTCATTATGTAAAATGGACCATGTTCTTATAGCAGTGTATCTGTAATACGCCTgcatttaaagcggagacatGATGTCCGACATTTGGAGGGAGGATGCATCTCAACCTCAGTGCTAGCTtctaccttgctagctagctaaccagAGTAAaacgaagttgtgtgaaaaagaACTAAccatcattttaggcaaagtcagCCACCGAAACTACATCAATTCCAGTACGTTTTAAAGCTAcgtcaatttgcaatgccaaCGCGAACTGCGCGCGCATGCGCACACAGAGAAACTGACAAGCACCAATGCGTAGGTATCATaaaattaaacatacaatctattaaaaaGCCACtattttaagaattaatcaaagatAGACTTCTaaacattgagtctattagagtgctaaaactgccaagtgttaatcaatagtcaatataccagtgtgcagctttgtAAACATCACAACATGCTTTTCTTTTCAaagaagttagattttgtgttctgttgtttgttttcattgctgctattttaactgttttttttaatacataaaacaaggttaattgttatgtttattttagcactttgcctttcctttctttcaaatggacattttattagtcattttattttttgtaacagctgaatgagccgcacagttacagtatgaataaatatttgtGAATGAATTGGTCATATCTGTTGCTGGTAAACACATGCCCAAAATAACTTaggctgcatttagaagtcggaggaaaaattagagccattaaatacaagtacgctttattatctgattagtcgactaatcgttaagataatcgttgactagtCGACTATAAaaataatcattagttgcagccctaatcgaattcagtacttttataggcactacTGCTGGGTATCAATCCACATAAGATCACACGGTACCAtatttgatacctttgttgcccGTAAAGTCAAGTACGGTTGAAAACTCggcaccggctcaaacacttggcggggaaacaagcaGAACTCAGTGCAAACTTAGTAGGACATTCTCTATGTGAACCtgtaattttccatgccaacaaagcaaacatgcctgatagaaagtaaGATGTGCTaggttgatgctaatatacattgaatatgccatatacatgctactgagtAGCATAAGAAATTTCAACACCTCTGAATGTGTTACTGAAAACTACAACTACGATGCACACTATAATCAAACAGCTGGAGTATAATAAGTACAATGTTGTAAAGAATGCTACACTTACGTTGACGTCGCCAGTTTCGTTCTCTTTGAGCACAAAGCTGAGAACTTTCTGGCTGGGTCCAGCGCTCAGTCGCAGAGGGAGGGGCCGCTCGGTATCAGACATCTTACGGATGTAAACTAGAAAGCAGGACAAATACGCTCACTTTACAAATTCTCCAAGTAAATGCCGCGTGACGCAAGGCCATACCTTGTTCGTGACGTTCCCGACGCTCAAACAGAGCAAACTTAGCGGGGTTGTCCACGACGGTGAACTTCTTCAGCAGAGCCTCAATGACCTCGCGAGCAGACGTGTGCGAGCTGATGTGAAGGTGCTTGGACGTCTCTTTTGGCAGGTAGAAGGAGGTGCGGCGCTTGACTCCACTGCGCCTCTTCTCGCTAAGCGCCTTCTTTTGGGAGGGAGAGACTGACACGGGCCGCGCCAGCTTGAACTGCACTTTAATGAAGCCGATGTATGATCCATCCTTGTTCTGCGCCCAGCAAAGCAAAGGTTACgcgtgaacgtgtgtgtgaacatgacaataataaacgtacacacacacacttaccatGTGCATGAAGAGGTTGCTGTTGATCTGGGAGTTGTACTCCTTCACCTGCTTCTGAACGTCGCCTGTGCTCAACTCCTGCTTACCACACTCGGTCGCTTCATCCTGCAGTTACATGGGAAAACCATTAGGTGTCAGTGCTCAGCACAGAGTAATTTCCAGGATTTACAATTAAACATCACTTTATTCAATGgtcaaacattaaatatgtcAGTCTTTGTTAAACCAAGTCTTTATTATTTAAACCTTTCAATTGTTTTTCCACAACTTCTATGGATATTCGCATTGTTCAGGTCATTGAATTGTCAATCAACAACAACTGGGCTGTTCAGAACGTCtattaaatggtctgtatttatatagcgcttttactatacctggaatgatacccaaagtgctttacattataCGTCACATTCACACTCAACACACTGATGGCGAAAGCTGCTatccaaggcgctaaccacgattcatcaggagcaaggataaAGTGTGAATAGGCCGTGAATAGGATGACGGAAGCTGGGATCAAACCGGGAACCTTAAAGTTGCTGGCAAGGCCggcaactttaactttaactttaactctgtgGCACACCTATTAAAACTGAACAGAGCTGCTCTTGTGAGTTGTTAGCTTTCTATGCTAGCCTCCAGAGATGCTAACCAACGCAGCCATTTCGACTCAGACGTTAATAAGGAACACTCACTAGCTTTATAAACATCCCACCAAGGTCTTACTTCAGGGACGTAACAATTACCGGTACTATTGATAGACCGCCATAAAATTGTTAATGGTTAGTATTACTGTTTCAAATCAAAAttatcgtaaaaccgtgattgataaccgcaATTCAATAAACTCATGAACtggtgatactgctcatttcATGGAGAAGAAAGCTAGCGAAGTGATCCACaggctggcaactagagcgctgaTCGCTAGTGTGTGCACGCTATGAAGTGGAAAGtgggtatgattaaataagcttagcttcttcctactcttcttTGAGCATGTTGTAAAGACAAATGGAAAATATGTGACGAATCATGTTGAAATtgcatacatgttcgaaataaacttcaaccaaccattTTGTAAGTTATTAGTTTTGGCTAAATTGTGTTTGTTCATGTAATTTGTTATTTTCAGACAATAAGTTATTTTCTCTCATAAATTACAACTTTCTTTCAATTTTACAATCATAGAGTAACATTTTCCTGTTGCAActgcacatttatttttgtaaatttaCGCCTTTACTCTCAAGATGTTTCGTTTGTCATTTCAAAATGTTCAACTTTACTTCTCGTAATTGTTCTCTTATAATATTACGCTATTCTTaaaaaaattactacttttttgcagtaaaattattacttttaattttCTTAAATTTGCAACTTTTTGAATATTTCAACATAATTCTGAAAAGTCCTTATTCTAAAATGTTACTACTAAAAATAAAGTTATAAAACTGAATCGTCTCGAATGATTTGGCTTTGTTCTCCAGATTATGATTTGTTTTCTTTTGCGTGGCCTTAAaggagctgtttgcaacttgctcaaagttattTCTTTCAATTTGTTGTTTTCAGACAATTAGTTTATTCTCATAATAGGACAACTTGATATTTTTTGTTGCAAAAATTACAACCCGCGACCCAGCGGGacgtgcggtagaaaatggatggatggacaattgtactaatgtacaacatttacccCTTGCAATAGcacatttattcttgtaaaattatgtacTTACAAACTGCCCAACTTAACTTCTTATTTttctaagaaaatgtatttttctctCATACCATCACTCTATTCtcagaaatactttttttttattccagtaAAATTAAAATCTTTATTCtcttaaaattacaactttttaatATGTTtacttattattactattacttatTATTCTAAAATGACAATGTTTTTTCCCTCATGACTATTTCCCCCAAAACATTCACTTTGTTTTCATAAAATTCAATTGTCTTAAATTGTTTAGCTTTCTTCTCCTGATTATGACTTGTTTTCTTTTACGTGGGGTTTTAAAGCGGTGTTTGCAACTTGCTGAAAgttacatttttgagtttgttgttaatACTCCTTGAAAAAACTCGACCTAAACTCAAATCCAAGATCACACAGATGGTGTGTTCTAGAAAAGTATTGATTATAAGCTCATGTACACAAAACAGTGTTCACGACTAGattcaaacagaaaacaatgctGTTCATTATagagaaaaaaatggcctccatAAAAACAGTGAACGCTTGTTGCGTCAGTCCTAACACTTCCTGCCAACGCAGCCAAAGTGATGATGTCAGCGTGGACAAATCCTGTCACACCGCAGCCCTGCTGGAGGAGCGGAGGAGCATGAAGGAAGTAATTAAGGAGTAATGAAAGGAGCGATAACGGTAGTAATAATGCGAGGGGTGCATGTGCCACCTGCAGCTGTTTGCAATGAGTGTAGGTTCAACACACTGCATTCCTTCACTGTCTATCGATGTAAAAATAGCCTCCAGCAGAGATACAATGCTTTCCTTGTGTAGCAGACACATCCTGTGAGGTCATCTGACTCCTCCGCCAGTCATGTTCCACTTATGTTCACATTTGGCTGCTGGCATCTGCAGTATCATTAGTAGCATGAAATGGCCTTTTTCCTGTGTGAACCCACACAATGGCATTTCCTGCTTGCATGAACTGAACAAACATTTATTTCCACAACTGGGGAATTAGCCCGCCAGAAATCAATATCCATCACTTTTCCTAATACTGCAGTATTTAACTTCATTGATTGGCAACAATCAATGAAGTTaaatactaaattggccctagtgtgtgaatgtgagtgtgaatgttgtctgtctatctgtgttggccctgtgatgaggtggcgacttgtccagggtgtactccacaTTCCCCCGGAATGCCGCTGACATAGGGACAAGcgttaggaaatggatggatcgatggaATACATATGCTAAATAGAACAAGTAGAGCCATATACGGTCAAATAAACTCCTTGATATTTGGAACTCTTATATGCACATAAAGCAGAAAATCTTAATGGAA from Entelurus aequoreus isolate RoL-2023_Sb linkage group LG01, RoL_Eaeq_v1.1, whole genome shotgun sequence encodes:
- the LOC133651773 gene encoding ras association domain-containing protein 1-like isoform X1, with protein sequence MGEFIELQDLRPGENHVRLAAAHSPCWPPRLERANALRISPGKVPDMLSRVGIIRILSSSELDHHLTEETGAGHDFQPCSHAQPTWCDLCGDFIWGLYKQSLRCANCRFTCHYRCRPLIRLDCSWDQGCDQACVVELTIETDTNVDEATECGKQELSTGDVQKQVKEYNSQINSNLFMHMNKDGSYIGFIKVQFKLARPVSVSPSQKKALSEKRRSGVKRRTSFYLPKETSKHLHISSHTSAREVIEALLKKFTVVDNPAKFALFERRERHEQVYIRKMSDTERPLPLRLSAGPSQKVLSFVLKENETGDVNWHAFSMPELNNFLRILQREEEEHVKQIMQKYAAARAKMRDALQGSTPG
- the LOC133651773 gene encoding ras association domain-containing protein 1-like isoform X2 codes for the protein MSSAVSDSDKAPSFEKTWGSSTSSGYCSADDSDSEFEQFFTAKTSFFTKRQKCKVPAKKDEATECGKQELSTGDVQKQVKEYNSQINSNLFMHMNKDGSYIGFIKVQFKLARPVSVSPSQKKALSEKRRSGVKRRTSFYLPKETSKHLHISSHTSAREVIEALLKKFTVVDNPAKFALFERRERHEQVYIRKMSDTERPLPLRLSAGPSQKVLSFVLKENETGDVNWHAFSMPELNNFLRILQREEEEHVKQIMQKYAAARAKMRDALQGSTPG